The Bacillus sp. Y1 genome includes the window ATGGCTCTCTATGTATAACAAAAAGAATAAATGATAGAAAAAAATTATTTATCTTACTCCCCACATTTATTTATATCTACAGGCATACTCCAAATATTCTCTTCTACTACTTCAGAAATTCATAAAAGAAACATTCAACATTAACTTATACATATCTAATAGAAAAGATGGTAGTGGATGCATCTTAAAAACAACTCCCGTAAGAGAAACATTTGACATTTTAAATAAAATCAATAGATATACTCACCCTTGTCCTTTTATGCATTACAAAACAAACTGAGGATATAGGTTGGAGAAGGAATCTCAACTAATTAATGTAAAGTATCCAGGCTACAAAATACTTACAACAAGTGAAGAAAGGCAAAAGAACTACAGTATGGAGGAAATAGAAACAATTATTTCAATGAAAAAGGGCGGACATACTCTCAAAGAAATTTTAGAATCACTAAATCGTACCTATTGGTCAGTGGTATATAAAATATCAGAGCTAAAGAAAAAAAACTTTTGTAGCGAAGTAAATCTTTTAAAAATTCTAGCACAAAATAAAAAAGTACCGAGAAATTTTCCCGGTACCTTTTTTCTAAAATTAACGAAGTAATTGAAGAACACCTTGTGGTTGTTGGTTCGCTTGCTTTGCGACTGTATCTTTCGATAGCAGAATAGACTATATCTTCACCCTATTTTCATAGGAGCTGGGCACTTCGAACAGCTTTTTGCTGCCCTACGAGATTCATAGTCATAGCTTACACCTTAGACCGTATTCCCTAGTCGTTGAACCTTCTCCACACTTTCGAGACAGGAGCTTGGCTGCTGATTATCCATTGTTCATCTTCATTATTTTTAAACCTTGACATATACCGTTTCCAGTTCCGCTTTGGTTAATGAAGCTTTAGGAAGTTCCAGCAATTCACCCAGTTATACTCTAGTTCGTTACCAAACTAGACGCCCTTTAATCATTATCTCAAAAGTTGTAAAACTCCTTGAGGCATCTGATTAGATTGAGCCAACATTGCTTGTGCTGCTTGAGAAAGAATTGAGTTCTTAGTTTGGTTCATCATTTCTTTCGCCATGTCAACGTCACGGATACGAGACTCAGCAGCTGTTAAGTTTTCAGAAGATGTGCTTAAGTTGTTGATTGTGTGCTCTAAACGATTTTGGTTTGAACCAAGTTTTGAACGCTCAGCAGATACTTTATCAATAGCAGCTTGAATTGTTGTTACAGCAGCAGAAGCATTTTCATGAGTTAATACATTTAATGCTTGCTCAGTAGTTGTGTTATTAGTACCATCAGTAACAGCTAATTTAGCGTCAGTTGTCCCAGTTGTAGAAACTCCTAATGCAACAGCTCTCATGTCAGAAATATCAAGTGATAAACTTTGGTTTTGGTTAGCACCAATTTGGAATTTCAAGCTCTTAGTTGGATCAGCAGCTACAGCAGCAGATCCTTGTTCAACTTCAGTTAAAGTACCTACACCAGTTGCTGTTAAAGCTGTAGATGACTCTTGACCTGTTTTTTGAGTTAAAGTAATGCTTGATCCAGAAACCGCAACATCATATAGAGCATTTAATGTTGTGTTAGCATCAATTGCAGCTTTAAGTCCTGCAGCGTCCACAAATTCAGCAGATGCAGCAGTATTTGCAGCTGCTACAGTAAAGTTTTCACCACCAATTGTAACTGTATCACCAGCAGTTGTTGAAATTGAAGCGAAATCGAATGAGTAAGCTCCCTTAACTGCTGCAACTGCAGCTCCATCTTTATCACCATTCAATAACTTTTGGGTATTGAACTCAGTAGTGTTACCGATACGGTTGATTTCAGAAGTTAATTGGTTAACTTCTTTTTGGATTTCTTCACGGTCATTAGTTGTGTTTGTATCGTTTGAAGCTTGAACAGCTAGTTCACGCATACGTTGAAGGATGTCATGAGTTTCATTAAGTGCACCTTCAGCTGTTTGGATTAAAGAGATACCATCTTGTGAGTTACGTGATGCTTGATCAAGACCACGAACTTGTCCACGCATTTTTTCAGAGATTGCTAGACCAGCAGCGTCATCTCCAGCTTTGTTGATACGAAGACCTGAAGATAGTTTCTCCATAGACTTAGATTGAGCAGTTGAAGCAGAATTTAACTTGTTGTAAGTGTTTAATGCTGCGATATTGTGATTAATTCTCATTTTTAATTTCCTCCCTGAATGTTTGGGTCCACATCCTTGTGAACCGTATGATTTCTTGTTTTTTATATGAAGAGAAAGCTTCCAGGTCGGCCGCCCTTTTTTCTTTCCCTGCCTTACACTATTATTATCGGAACTTAATTTGGATGTTTAATAGTTTTTTAATAATTTTTTTAGATTTTTTTATTATTATTTTTCATATAAAAAACCCCTACATTGTAGGAGTCATTATCTTCTTATTTACCTTTTAATAAACTCAACAGATCACTTTTTACAGCAGCCGCCTGCATATTCTCTTCGGATATTTGTGAAAGTAGTTCTTTACGATATATTTCCGTTGACTTAGGTGCTTTAATCCCAATTTTAATCTGATCATTTTTGGTGGAAAGAATAGTGATTTCGATATTATCACCGATCAGAATAGACTCACCGTTTTTTCTCGTTAAAACAAGCATCTACTTCACCTCTCCCCCAGGATTTTATGCCTCGTTGTGTACTTTTCGTTATTTAAAACCACTTGCTTTCCCATACGATTAGTATTATTAATAATCAAAGGTGCCTGTAAATTTGCAGTCGTTTTCTCAAATGGTTCCTGGACAGTTAGTATAGTAAATACTTGTAACTCTTCTGAGGATTTAATACTTAATGCTTCAACTACTTGGTCTTCTAAATCAAAGTCATAGTCCGTAAAATAGTGAAAGGGATTTACAATAACAAAAGCTAATTCAGGTGTTACCACTGATTGTAATATGGAAAACATTCCATCTTCCTCTAATGAAAGGATAGTAAAATTCTCCTCGTTAGGAAAACCAGGAATACCTTTCACAAAATTTATTATTTCGTTATCATTTATTTGCACTTCACCATGGTATTTTGTTTTTATCTCCATTTAATCAATCCTTTTTAGATTTATGATTTAAAATCAATCTTTAAAGAGGCGTGATGTTTCAACTTAATGGTTACTTCACTAGGCTCATATGAGAAATTCGGCTTGTTAACAGTATAATTGATTTTCGGTTTATTTTCTTTTGCGTTTACTTCGACTTTGCCAGGGTCATACTCAATTTTTACAGAACCAGCCTTTGGAATATATCCAATATTAAATTCTTTTTTAGGTCCTTCACTATTTCTTTTGGCAATAGAAGAAAATGCATGAAATCCATTTTCTATCTCCATCATTTCTGTACCTTCCTGAATTCTTCTTGCTATGCCACTTAGCACATCTTGTTTTCCAAATTGTGCAGCCTCTTCTGTACGTAATTTAACAGATTTTAAATCTACATCAGCCCGTGCCTGTGTTTGATCTATCGTTAGTTTTCCCGGAATACGATTAATATGCACTTCAGCCTTTGGTTGTTCAATTTGTAGTTCACCCGGTGGCTGTTCTATCAATAACTGCCCTTGTCTTGTGGAAATATCAATTTGCGCTGGTGTAGAATGAACCCGGATTTGTGGGATATTCATTTTTTCTTCCCCCTATAAAAAATGCTGACCTATATTAACAGGTCAGCATTAAAAATTACGGTCGTACTCTGACCATTTTATCGTAAAAAGTCCATTAAAGTTGGCTGGATAATACGTGCACCAACACTTAATGCAGCGCGATGAATACTCTCTTGAGTGGTTAAATCCACTATCACACGTTCAAGATCAGCATCCTCATTATCAGATAAAATTCGAGTTGCAATTACCTCTTGGGTAGATATACGTGATTCAACCATTTCTAATCTATTATAACGGGCTCCTAACTCTGATCGTTCAGCAGAAAGTTTATCCATTTGATTGTCTAGATCACCCAATAAGGAATTCAAATCACCGTTACCAGCACCTTCGAGTGTCTCCTGGATTCCTTGAAGGGTATCAAACATCTTTTGACTAAAGACATTCTCTGGGTTGATGTTTGCTTTTAAAGAAACCCCTCGTGATACCTCAACCATATAATCACTAGTGTTTAAATTAGCTTGAGGAGCACCAGTTCCACCATCAGAGACAGGAGGCTGTGATGTATTTGTACCATTAAAAATATACCTACCTGCCACCTGGGTATTAGCAACAGTCATAATATCCTTTTTAATTTGCTCTATTTCTTTTGCAACAGCCTGCTTGTCCGTTTCGGAAAGGGTTCCATTTGCCCCTTGAACTGTAAGCTCACGTACACGTTGCAACGCTTCGTTCACGTGCTCTACACCTGCTTCTGAATTCTCCATCCAAAGATACGATTCAGAAAGATTTCTTTTATATTGTTCGACCTCAGAAAGATTAGACCGATAGTACATCCCTTTCATAGCAACAACTGGATCATCAGAAGGTTTGGAGATCTTCTTCCCTGTTGCTAGTTGGTCTTGATACTTACCCATTTGCGTATAGCTGTTACTTAGGTTTCTAAGTGAGTTAGAAGCTAACATTCCTTGCGTTACACGCATATATTTCCACCTACCTTCCAGCGGTTCCCATACCATTAATA containing:
- the csrA gene encoding carbon storage regulator CsrA, which gives rise to MLVLTRKNGESILIGDNIEITILSTKNDQIKIGIKAPKSTEIYRKELLSQISEENMQAAAVKSDLLSLLKGK
- the flgL gene encoding flagellar hook-associated protein FlgL, encoding MRVTQGMLASNSLRNLSNSYTQMGKYQDQLATGKKISKPSDDPVVAMKGMYYRSNLSEVEQYKRNLSESYLWMENSEAGVEHVNEALQRVRELTVQGANGTLSETDKQAVAKEIEQIKKDIMTVANTQVAGRYIFNGTNTSQPPVSDGGTGAPQANLNTSDYMVEVSRGVSLKANINPENVFSQKMFDTLQGIQETLEGAGNGDLNSLLGDLDNQMDKLSAERSELGARYNRLEMVESRISTQEVIATRILSDNEDADLERVIVDLTTQESIHRAALSVGARIIQPTLMDFLR
- the fliW gene encoding flagellar assembly protein FliW encodes the protein MEIKTKYHGEVQINDNEIINFVKGIPGFPNEENFTILSLEEDGMFSILQSVVTPELAFVIVNPFHYFTDYDFDLEDQVVEALSIKSSEELQVFTILTVQEPFEKTTANLQAPLIINNTNRMGKQVVLNNEKYTTRHKILGER
- a CDS encoding flagellin N-terminal helical domain-containing protein, with translation MRINHNIAALNTYNKLNSASTAQSKSMEKLSSGLRINKAGDDAAGLAISEKMRGQVRGLDQASRNSQDGISLIQTAEGALNETHDILQRMRELAVQASNDTNTTNDREEIQKEVNQLTSEINRIGNTTEFNTQKLLNGDKDGAAVAAVKGAYSFDFASISTTAGDTVTIGGENFTVAAANTAASAEFVDAAGLKAAIDANTTLNALYDVAVSGSSITLTQKTGQESSTALTATGVGTLTEVEQGSAAVAADPTKSLKFQIGANQNQSLSLDISDMRAVALGVSTTGTTDAKLAVTDGTNNTTTEQALNVLTHENASAAVTTIQAAIDKVSAERSKLGSNQNRLEHTINNLSTSSENLTAAESRIRDVDMAKEMMNQTKNSILSQAAQAMLAQSNQMPQGVLQLLR
- a CDS encoding DUF6470 family protein, which produces MNIPQIRVHSTPAQIDISTRQGQLLIEQPPGELQIEQPKAEVHINRIPGKLTIDQTQARADVDLKSVKLRTEEAAQFGKQDVLSGIARRIQEGTEMMEIENGFHAFSSIAKRNSEGPKKEFNIGYIPKAGSVKIEYDPGKVEVNAKENKPKINYTVNKPNFSYEPSEVTIKLKHHASLKIDFKS